Proteins encoded by one window of Halobaculum halobium:
- a CDS encoding KH domain-containing protein — translation MQHVKVPQDRIGVLIGEGGETMREIEDRAEVRLDIDSESGSVAIDAVGDPVAGLVAPDIVRAIGRGFTPDSALSLLEHDLRRFELVDLASETRNKNDLQRQKGRLIGENGRTRELMEDLSGAEVVIKGTTLGVIGQPEEVEAVRRATGMILDGAPHGAVYSFLERKHNEIHGAPDLSAPTNNTEEPR, via the coding sequence ATGCAGCACGTGAAGGTTCCGCAGGACCGCATCGGCGTGCTCATCGGTGAGGGCGGCGAGACGATGCGGGAGATCGAAGACCGCGCCGAGGTTCGACTCGACATCGACTCCGAGTCGGGGTCGGTCGCCATCGACGCCGTCGGCGACCCGGTCGCCGGCCTGGTCGCTCCCGACATCGTCCGCGCCATCGGCCGCGGGTTCACGCCCGACTCGGCCCTCTCGCTGTTGGAGCACGACCTGCGACGGTTCGAGTTGGTCGACCTCGCATCGGAGACGCGAAACAAGAACGACCTCCAGCGCCAGAAGGGTCGCCTCATCGGCGAGAACGGCCGCACGCGAGAGCTGATGGAGGACCTCTCGGGCGCCGAAGTCGTCATCAAAGGGACGACCCTCGGCGTCATCGGCCAGCCCGAGGAGGTCGAGGCCGTCCGGCGCGCGACGGGGATGATCCTCGACGGCGCCCCCCACGGCGCCGTCTACTCGTTCCTCGAGCGCAAGCACAACGAGATCCACGGTGCGCCCGACCTGTCGGCCCCGACGAACAACACCGAGGAGCCGCGGTAA
- the rio1 gene encoding serine/threonine-protein kinase Rio1: MTGEFGFVEPDEADAPGDEWEDLDLADIAQTEADKIARRQDDEFDEFRKRIKNTEQFKVEASVFDDATLAALYKLTRDGHIAAFGGPVSTGKEANVYEALGADEREVAAKVYRINTSNFRQMRDYLEGDPRFEGIGSDKKQVVVAWVRKEFSNLSRARKAGVRVPEPIAVQRNVLVMELVGHADDRARRLAEVNVENPETAFEVVREYMRRLYAAGLVHGDLSEYNLIIHDGELVVIDLGQAVTVHHPNADDFLKRDCRNVASFFSRQGLDTDADDLHEYVTAPEAEPAAEPDPATDPNPADRAGDDDE; this comes from the coding sequence ATGACCGGAGAGTTCGGGTTCGTTGAACCCGACGAGGCGGACGCGCCGGGCGACGAGTGGGAGGACCTCGACCTGGCCGACATCGCCCAGACCGAGGCCGACAAGATCGCCCGCAGACAGGACGACGAGTTCGACGAGTTCCGCAAGCGGATCAAGAACACCGAGCAGTTCAAAGTCGAGGCGTCGGTGTTCGACGACGCCACGCTCGCGGCGCTGTACAAACTCACCCGCGACGGCCACATCGCCGCGTTCGGCGGCCCGGTGTCCACCGGCAAGGAGGCGAACGTGTACGAGGCGCTCGGCGCCGACGAGCGCGAGGTCGCCGCGAAGGTGTACCGGATCAACACCTCGAACTTCCGGCAGATGCGCGACTACCTCGAGGGTGACCCCCGATTCGAGGGGATCGGCTCCGACAAGAAGCAGGTCGTCGTCGCGTGGGTGCGCAAGGAGTTCTCGAACCTCTCGCGGGCCCGGAAGGCCGGCGTCCGCGTGCCGGAGCCGATCGCCGTCCAGCGCAACGTCCTCGTGATGGAACTGGTCGGCCACGCCGACGACCGCGCCCGGCGGCTCGCAGAGGTGAACGTCGAGAACCCTGAGACCGCCTTCGAGGTCGTCCGCGAGTACATGCGGCGCCTCTACGCGGCGGGGCTGGTCCACGGCGACCTCTCGGAGTACAACCTCATCATCCACGACGGGGAACTGGTCGTCATCGACCTGGGACAGGCGGTGACGGTCCACCACCCGAACGCCGACGACTTCCTGAAGCGCGACTGCCGCAACGTCGCTTCCTTCTTTTCGCGACAGGGGCTCGATACCGATGCAGACGACCTCCACGAGTACGTCACCGCGCCCGAGGCGGAGCCGGCCGCCGAACCCGATCCCGCGACGGACCCGAACCCGGCCGACCGCGCCGGCGACGACGACGAGTAG
- the thsA gene encoding thermosome subunit alpha has protein sequence MIVLSEDSQRTSGKDAQSMNITAGKAVAESVRTTLGPKGMDKMLVDSSGGVVVTNDGVTILKEMDIDHPAANMIVEVSETQEDEVGDGTTTAVVIAGELLDQAEELIDSEVHPTTIAQGYRQAAEKAKEVLDEQSIDVTADDRETLEKIAATAMTGKGAESARDTLAELVVDAVLAVRDDDGTVDTDNVSVETVVGGAIGNSELIEGVIVDKERVDENMPYAVEDANVALFDGAIEVKETEIDAEVNVTDPDQLQQFLDQEEEQLKEMVDKLSAVGTDVVFVGDGIDDMAQHYLAQEGILAVRRAKDSDLKRLARSTGGRVVANLDDLEESDLGFAGSVAQKDIGGDERIFVEDVEDARSVTLVLRGGTEHVVDEVERAIEDSLGVVRTTLQDGQVLPGGGAPETQLALELRDFADSVGGREQLAVEAFADALEVIPRTLAENAGLDPIDSLVDLRARHDGGEFGAGLDAYTGDVIDMEAEGVVEPRRVKTQAIESATEAATMILRIDDVIAAGDLKGGGSDDGDDDPAGGMGGGMGGMGGMGGMGGAM, from the coding sequence ATGATCGTACTCTCGGAGGACAGCCAGCGAACGTCGGGCAAGGACGCCCAGTCGATGAACATCACGGCCGGCAAGGCCGTCGCGGAGTCCGTCCGCACGACGCTCGGCCCGAAAGGAATGGACAAGATGCTCGTCGACTCCTCGGGCGGCGTCGTCGTCACGAACGACGGCGTGACCATCCTGAAGGAGATGGACATCGACCATCCGGCGGCCAACATGATCGTCGAGGTCTCCGAGACCCAGGAGGACGAGGTCGGCGATGGCACCACGACCGCCGTCGTCATCGCCGGTGAGCTGCTCGACCAGGCCGAGGAGCTCATCGACTCGGAGGTCCACCCGACGACCATCGCGCAGGGGTACCGCCAGGCCGCCGAGAAGGCCAAGGAGGTCCTCGACGAGCAGTCGATCGACGTCACCGCGGACGACCGCGAGACGCTCGAGAAGATCGCCGCGACAGCGATGACCGGCAAGGGCGCCGAGTCCGCTCGCGACACGCTCGCCGAGCTCGTCGTCGACGCCGTGCTCGCCGTCCGCGACGACGACGGCACCGTCGACACCGACAACGTCTCCGTCGAGACCGTCGTCGGCGGCGCCATCGGTAACTCCGAGCTCATCGAGGGCGTCATCGTCGACAAGGAGCGCGTCGACGAGAACATGCCCTACGCGGTCGAGGACGCCAACGTCGCGCTGTTCGACGGCGCCATCGAGGTCAAGGAGACCGAGATCGACGCCGAGGTCAACGTCACCGACCCCGACCAGCTTCAGCAGTTCCTCGACCAGGAAGAAGAGCAGCTCAAGGAGATGGTCGACAAGCTGAGCGCCGTCGGCACGGACGTCGTCTTCGTCGGCGACGGCATCGACGACATGGCCCAGCACTACCTCGCGCAGGAGGGCATCCTCGCCGTCCGCCGCGCGAAGGACTCCGACCTCAAGCGGCTGGCCCGCTCGACGGGCGGCCGCGTCGTCGCCAACCTCGACGACCTCGAGGAGAGCGACCTCGGCTTCGCCGGCTCCGTCGCCCAGAAGGACATCGGCGGCGACGAGCGCATCTTCGTCGAGGACGTCGAGGACGCCCGCTCGGTCACGCTCGTCCTCCGCGGCGGCACCGAGCACGTCGTCGACGAGGTCGAGCGAGCCATCGAGGACTCGCTGGGCGTCGTCCGCACGACGCTGCAGGACGGGCAGGTGCTCCCCGGCGGCGGCGCGCCCGAGACCCAGCTGGCGCTGGAACTGCGTGACTTCGCCGACTCCGTCGGCGGCCGCGAGCAGCTGGCCGTCGAGGCGTTCGCCGACGCGCTGGAGGTCATCCCGCGCACCCTCGCCGAGAACGCCGGGCTCGACCCGATCGACTCGCTGGTCGACCTGCGCGCCCGCCACGACGGCGGCGAGTTCGGCGCCGGCCTCGACGCCTACACGGGCGACGTGATCGACATGGAAGCCGAGGGCGTCGTCGAGCCGCGCCGCGTCAAGACGCAGGCCATCGAGTCCGCCACCGAGGCGGCGACGATGATCCTCCGCATCGACGACGTCATCGCGGCCGGCGACCTCAAGGGCGGCGGCTCCGACGACGGCGACGACGACCCCGCCGGCGGTATGGGCGGCGGCATGGGCGGCATGGGCGGCATGGGCGGCATGGGCGGCGCGATGTGA
- a CDS encoding FAD-binding oxidoreductase gives MTSESDAVADATASEGFDRGDARALAAEHTDTIASLSAGLAGDGAATTREATGEWRVLFPGDVVTPDDGRYDAARRVWNGFCEAFPAAVAYPTTPAGVARVVDAAREMGIGIATRSGGHSSVGTSTGDGVLVCDVGAMRAVTVDPDAGVAVVEPGATIGELDAATTDHGLATPQGVAPEVGVAGLTLGGGTGYLSRAHGLACDRLVRADLVTADGERVSANAASNSDLFRAIRGAGGEFGVAVELEFDLVSVPDELAMCDAWFAVEDAAELAALLRAYRRLHRAAPRETNVSPYVTRIPDEPEIPDDSVGALALCVLGAHGGDPEDGERALAPFRSLAGDDVDPVFDRAERVPYRELQAYLGGDSEAGGRYYWKSVAVESFTDDLVDLVADRMAALPADPAAESDSTVVVWPMGGAIADLGPGDTAVPERDAEVVCNFEACWSDPDADDAHVSWALESAERVREAGTVTGELPNFSGTERGTAAARDVYADNYGWLRETKREWDPDGVFSPSGRL, from the coding sequence ATGACCAGTGAATCAGACGCGGTCGCCGACGCGACGGCCAGCGAAGGGTTCGACCGCGGGGACGCCCGTGCTCTCGCGGCCGAGCACACCGACACGATCGCGTCGCTCTCGGCGGGGCTCGCGGGCGACGGCGCTGCGACGACCCGCGAGGCCACCGGCGAGTGGCGCGTGCTGTTCCCCGGGGACGTGGTGACGCCCGACGACGGCCGGTACGACGCCGCGCGCCGCGTCTGGAACGGATTCTGCGAGGCGTTCCCCGCGGCCGTCGCGTACCCGACCACCCCCGCGGGCGTCGCCCGCGTGGTCGACGCCGCCCGGGAGATGGGGATCGGGATCGCGACGCGCTCGGGCGGACACTCCTCAGTCGGGACGTCGACCGGCGACGGGGTGCTTGTGTGCGACGTGGGCGCGATGCGAGCGGTCACAGTCGACCCAGACGCGGGGGTCGCCGTCGTCGAACCGGGCGCGACGATCGGCGAACTCGACGCGGCAACGACCGACCACGGACTCGCGACCCCGCAGGGCGTCGCCCCGGAGGTCGGGGTGGCCGGGCTGACGCTCGGCGGCGGCACGGGCTACCTCTCGCGAGCGCACGGCCTCGCGTGCGATCGCCTCGTCCGCGCTGACCTGGTGACCGCCGACGGCGAGCGCGTCAGCGCGAACGCGGCGTCGAACTCCGATCTCTTTCGAGCGATCCGGGGCGCCGGCGGCGAGTTCGGCGTCGCCGTCGAACTCGAGTTCGACCTCGTGTCGGTCCCCGACGAACTGGCGATGTGCGACGCCTGGTTCGCCGTCGAAGACGCCGCCGAGCTCGCCGCGCTCCTGCGGGCGTACCGCCGGCTCCACCGAGCGGCTCCCCGCGAGACGAACGTCTCGCCGTACGTGACCCGGATTCCCGACGAGCCAGAGATCCCGGACGACTCCGTCGGAGCCCTGGCGCTGTGTGTCCTCGGCGCACACGGCGGCGATCCCGAGGACGGCGAACGGGCGCTCGCGCCGTTTCGATCGCTCGCCGGCGACGACGTCGACCCGGTGTTCGATCGCGCCGAACGGGTGCCCTATCGGGAGCTACAGGCGTACCTCGGCGGCGACTCCGAGGCGGGAGGTCGGTATTACTGGAAGTCCGTCGCCGTCGAGTCGTTCACCGACGACCTCGTCGACCTCGTCGCCGACCGGATGGCGGCGCTGCCCGCGGACCCGGCCGCCGAATCCGACAGCACCGTCGTGGTCTGGCCGATGGGCGGCGCGATCGCGGATCTCGGCCCCGGCGACACCGCCGTTCCCGAGCGCGACGCCGAGGTCGTGTGTAACTTCGAGGCGTGCTGGTCCGACCCCGACGCGGACGACGCGCACGTCTCGTGGGCACTCGAGTCGGCCGAGCGGGTCCGCGAAGCCGGGACGGTGACGGGCGAACTCCCGAACTTCTCGGGCACCGAACGCGGCACGGCCGCCGCCCGCGACGTGTACGCCGACAACTACGGGTGGCTCCGCGAGACGAAGCGCGAGTGGGATCCCGACGGTGTGTTCTCCCCGAGCGGACGGCTGTGA